One genomic region from Candidatus Nomurabacteria bacterium encodes:
- a CDS encoding CHAP domain-containing protein, whose product MKILGKLVRYGKVLWLVGVVLLSANTSLLTKTKVEASSYPWGGAVCVATGQVSGKCPNYEWSYNGQVRNSATGNYYYRNCTDYVAWRLINSGIPLSKVSGLGGAGSWDDNAPRKGLTVSGVPTPGSAGVDERYGHVVYVDSVSGSTITISEFNWGSTGSYGSRTGTAGQLGLSKFVSFGSSQQSSGSYEQYYSGSGVKSASFLGTDRLYPGQVMRANQYIESFNTKYVLLMQPDGNLVEYGGEAFNPVWNTRTSGNPGAYVAYQPDGNLVVYASDGRPLWWSGMRSGSNQLVLQNDGHLVNYNPWHNPLWYTGVYFADNTFYAGTNVINSGGRLIQNQYIRSGDGRYSLRMQADGNLVIYGPGSHALWNTRTFGNPGSRLEVQYDGNLVIYNRYGGAIWWSGMRANSKLLFMQSDGNLVQYDLWWRPLWNAGTNGRL is encoded by the coding sequence ATGAAGATTTTGGGTAAATTAGTAAGGTACGGGAAAGTTCTTTGGTTGGTGGGTGTCGTGTTGCTGAGCGCAAACACTTCTTTATTAACAAAAACAAAAGTCGAAGCGAGTAGTTATCCTTGGGGTGGTGCTGTTTGTGTGGCAACCGGACAGGTTAGCGGAAAGTGTCCAAATTACGAGTGGTCATATAATGGGCAAGTTCGCAATTCCGCAACAGGCAACTATTATTATAGGAATTGCACAGACTATGTTGCTTGGCGATTAATAAATTCTGGCATTCCGTTATCGAAAGTTTCTGGTCTTGGAGGAGCTGGCTCTTGGGATGACAATGCACCACGAAAAGGTTTGACTGTTAGTGGGGTGCCAACACCAGGTTCGGCTGGTGTTGATGAGCGTTACGGGCATGTGGTTTATGTAGATAGTGTTAGTGGATCTACAATAACAATTTCTGAATTTAATTGGGGCAGTACTGGTAGTTATGGCTCGCGTACCGGTACGGCAGGGCAGTTAGGGTTGTCAAAGTTTGTAAGTTTTGGTTCGAGCCAACAAAGTAGTGGCTCTTATGAACAATATTATTCAGGAAGTGGCGTAAAATCGGCAAGTTTCTTGGGAACCGACAGGTTATATCCAGGGCAGGTAATGCGAGCTAATCAATATATAGAATCATTCAATACAAAATATGTCTTGTTGATGCAACCAGATGGCAACTTGGTAGAGTATGGTGGAGAAGCATTTAATCCAGTTTGGAATACCAGAACATCAGGTAATCCTGGGGCATACGTAGCTTATCAGCCAGATGGAAATCTAGTTGTTTATGCGTCTGACGGCAGGCCACTTTGGTGGTCGGGCATGAGATCTGGATCGAATCAACTAGTATTACAAAACGATGGACACCTGGTTAACTATAATCCTTGGCATAACCCACTTTGGTATACGGGCGTATACTTCGCAGATAATACTTTTTATGCTGGCACTAACGTAATAAATTCAGGCGGTAGGCTAATACAGAATCAGTATATAAGATCTGGAGATGGTAGATATAGCTTACGTATGCAAGCCGATGGTAATCTGGTTATTTATGGACCAGGAAGCCATGCCTTATGGAATACCAGAACGTTTGGTAATCCTGGGTCAAGGCTTGAGGTTCAATATGATGGTAATCTGGTCATCTATAACAGATATGGTGGCGCAATTTGGTGGTCGGGAATGAGAGCAAACTCTAAGCTTCTTTTCATGCAGTCAGACGGAAACCTCGTACAGTATGATTTATGGTGGAGACCGTTATGGAATGCCGGCACCAACGGCAGGTTATAG
- a CDS encoding glycosyltransferase, translating to MSKLKVAIVHDWLIGGGAEKVVEAIHQIYPDAPIYTSYATDEWRQRLNNKVITGYLQNWPFSKLRKFIPFLRIKWFESLDFSDYDLVISSSGAEAKGVITNKQTKHVAYIHAPTHYYWSRYDEYLKHPGFGVFDPLARLGLKILVSPLRKWDYKASQRPDMIIANSTYTKKQIKKYYNRESLVVFPPVDVERFKPIKQHKSSGFVIAGRQTPYKRFDLAVKACSRLNKPLLVIGDGPENQKLRNLAGPSVTFKTNVSDSQLIDAFQSAEGFIFPGIDDFGIVAVEAIASGCPVIAYRSGGALDYIKPGETGVFFEKQTVDSLMKALENYDPIRKVPFPSQFSQDEFKTSLGKHLP from the coding sequence GTGAGCAAACTAAAAGTCGCCATAGTTCACGACTGGCTTATTGGTGGAGGAGCCGAAAAAGTAGTTGAAGCAATCCATCAAATATACCCAGATGCGCCAATCTATACCAGCTACGCTACTGATGAATGGCGCCAACGACTTAACAACAAAGTTATAACCGGTTATTTGCAAAATTGGCCCTTTAGCAAGTTAAGAAAGTTTATTCCTTTTCTACGTATTAAGTGGTTCGAGTCGTTAGATTTCTCAGATTATGATTTGGTCATCTCCTCTAGCGGAGCCGAAGCCAAAGGAGTTATTACCAATAAGCAGACAAAGCATGTTGCCTATATACATGCACCGACACACTATTATTGGAGCAGGTACGATGAATATTTGAAGCATCCGGGCTTTGGAGTGTTCGACCCTCTAGCACGTTTGGGGCTAAAGATTTTAGTTTCTCCACTAAGAAAATGGGATTACAAAGCCAGCCAGCGTCCAGATATGATAATCGCCAACTCTACATATACTAAAAAACAAATCAAAAAATACTACAATCGAGAAAGTTTAGTGGTCTTTCCTCCTGTCGATGTTGAAAGATTTAAGCCCATAAAACAACATAAGAGTAGTGGTTTTGTAATTGCGGGTAGACAAACACCATATAAGCGTTTTGATTTAGCCGTAAAGGCCTGTTCACGTCTTAATAAACCATTGTTAGTAATAGGTGACGGTCCAGAAAATCAAAAATTACGCAACCTTGCAGGGCCATCAGTTACCTTTAAAACCAATGTATCTGACAGTCAACTTATCGACGCTTTTCAATCAGCCGAAGGTTTTATTTTCCCAGGAATTGATGACTTTGGAATAGTAGCAGTTGAAGCAATTGCTTCCGGTTGTCCAGTGATCGCCTATCGGTCTGGTGGCGCCCTGGACTATATAAAACCAGGTGAAACAGGTGTTTTCTTTGAGAAGCAAACCGTTGATAGTCTTATGAAAGCTTTAGAGAACTATGACCCAATCAGGAAGGTTCCATTTCCTTCTCAGTTCAGTCAGGATGAATTTAAAACATCGTTAGGTAAACACTTACCGTAG
- a CDS encoding sugar transferase: MKNNASFVYSFCLIILDFFAILSAFVIAYILRVKIDERSLIEFVSARSFFATLIVLTSFWIVIFALIGLYSSSIYEKRFSEFGRLVIGSFVGLLFILSIAYVSKETIFPARLVPAYGFILSVSLLVIFRNLARFIRSRLFRYGIGVSNLLLIGDSPVIKELVDLFNDKNSGYRTIGVVGYKEALPTKIKVFDSFSNACKQLTSKNIHAIIQADLYNSPNKNNEVLEYAQQNHISYRFIPGNTELFVGNIDVELFRSSIPVVAVSQTALSGWGRIVKRLFDLAIALPLVVLLSPVYLVIALLVFLSDFGSPIFKQKRITRYNRTFTIYKFRTMKHKFSGISPEEAFAKINKPDLARQYRQNGDYLPDDPRISKLGHVLRVSSLDELPQLWNVIKGDISLVGPRALVPEEIKQAKNNHHILSVKSGVTGLAQVSGRKDISFDERRKLDVYYVQNWNFWLDLIILAKTFRIIINGRGAK; encoded by the coding sequence ATGAAGAACAACGCGTCCTTTGTTTACAGTTTTTGTTTAATAATACTTGATTTTTTCGCCATTCTGTCTGCTTTTGTTATTGCCTATATATTACGAGTCAAGATTGATGAAAGATCTCTGATAGAATTTGTTTCGGCACGTTCATTTTTTGCGACACTAATCGTTCTTACATCTTTCTGGATTGTGATTTTTGCCCTAATTGGCCTATATAGTAGCTCAATTTATGAAAAGCGATTCTCTGAATTTGGACGTCTTGTTATTGGGTCCTTCGTAGGCCTGTTATTCATTCTGAGTATTGCCTATGTTAGCAAAGAAACCATATTTCCGGCGCGTTTAGTGCCCGCCTATGGCTTTATATTATCAGTATCTTTATTAGTAATTTTTCGTAATCTAGCTAGATTTATTCGTAGTAGGTTATTTCGTTACGGCATAGGTGTTAGTAATTTACTGCTTATTGGCGATTCTCCAGTGATCAAAGAGTTGGTTGATCTATTTAATGATAAAAATTCAGGCTATCGAACTATTGGTGTCGTTGGCTACAAAGAAGCCTTACCAACTAAAATTAAGGTTTTTGACAGCTTTTCAAATGCCTGCAAACAGTTAACATCTAAAAATATTCACGCTATTATCCAGGCCGACTTATATAATAGCCCGAACAAAAACAACGAAGTCCTCGAATATGCTCAACAAAACCATATTTCGTACCGATTTATTCCTGGAAACACCGAGCTTTTCGTTGGAAATATTGATGTCGAATTATTTAGATCATCCATACCTGTTGTGGCGGTTAGCCAAACTGCCTTGAGTGGATGGGGTAGAATAGTCAAACGATTATTTGATTTGGCGATCGCCCTACCCTTAGTAGTTTTGTTATCGCCGGTATACTTAGTTATAGCTCTATTGGTGTTCTTATCCGATTTTGGGTCTCCAATTTTTAAACAAAAAAGGATCACCAGATATAATCGCACTTTCACAATCTATAAATTTCGTACCATGAAACATAAATTTAGTGGAATAAGCCCGGAGGAAGCCTTTGCAAAAATCAACAAACCAGATCTAGCTCGACAATATCGGCAAAATGGCGATTATTTACCAGATGATCCCCGTATTTCTAAGCTGGGCCATGTTTTACGAGTTTCCAGCCTTGATGAACTACCCCAGCTTTGGAATGTTATCAAGGGTGATATTAGCTTAGTAGGGCCACGAGCCTTAGTTCCAGAAGAAATAAAGCAGGCTAAGAATAACCATCACATTTTAAGCGTTAAATCTGGCGTTACTGGTTTAGCTCAAGTTTCTGGGCGAAAAGATATTAGTTTTGATGAGCGTCGCAAACTAGACGTGTATTATGTTCAAAACTGGAATTTCTGGTTAGACTTAATAATTCTAGCCAAAACGTTCCGGATTATTATTAACGGTCGAGGAGCAAAGTGA
- a CDS encoding GtrA family protein, which translates to MKQKTKKNKQNIKQIIQYSITGGAWFWSGYAMFALCYSFFGLDIVSSKIISYVFGLVVNFLLERFWVFEDKDSRKNLDKVTLRYILLSIINLGIDTFIVWGLSQVGISPYIGQFVSAGFFTVWNYVWYKLWVFARKTTPHPRRAASPTLKRPRVVKRRKLNTKK; encoded by the coding sequence ATGAAACAAAAAACTAAGAAAAACAAGCAAAATATTAAACAAATAATTCAGTACTCAATCACTGGGGGAGCTTGGTTTTGGTCTGGTTATGCAATGTTTGCTCTATGTTATTCGTTCTTTGGGTTAGATATTGTTTCGTCAAAGATCATTTCTTACGTCTTTGGCCTGGTTGTTAACTTTTTACTTGAACGATTCTGGGTTTTTGAGGATAAGGACTCTCGAAAAAATCTTGATAAAGTTACGTTGCGATATATCTTGCTTTCTATAATAAATCTTGGAATCGATACCTTTATAGTTTGGGGTTTGAGTCAAGTTGGTATTTCTCCATATATTGGTCAATTTGTATCGGCCGGATTTTTTACAGTTTGGAACTATGTTTGGTATAAACTATGGGTATTCGCACGCAAGACAACACCTCATCCACGGCGTGCAGCTTCGCCAACATTAAAGAGGCCAAGGGTAGTTAAGCGAAGAAAATTAAACACGAAGAAATAA
- a CDS encoding undecaprenyl-diphosphate phosphatase, whose product MAILQAIILGILEGFTEFLPISSTGHLLLAQDLIGYKDTAEIFAVVVQMGALGAVVWYYKEDLARKTKDLFKGSKQAKQFWKIWIIATLPACVGGLLMVKVFDFSVNSLVIALALIIGGVIIWLIENYHKTKPSKLKPQFDKITTRQAFGVGLYQVLALVPGVSRSGATIMGGVLCGFDRVTATAFSFYLSIPILFIAGAYKIVDGYDELSTISGGGVALLAGVVASFITSFVVIGWLLKYVAKHDFKIFAYYRIILGLLILVSLLV is encoded by the coding sequence ATGGCGATATTACAGGCAATAATACTAGGAATCTTAGAAGGATTTACTGAATTTTTACCAATATCTAGCACAGGACATCTCTTATTGGCACAAGACTTGATTGGCTATAAAGATACAGCAGAAATTTTTGCGGTTGTTGTTCAGATGGGTGCATTAGGTGCGGTGGTTTGGTATTACAAAGAAGATCTTGCCAGGAAGACTAAAGATTTATTTAAAGGCAGTAAACAAGCCAAGCAGTTTTGGAAGATCTGGATAATTGCAACTCTTCCTGCCTGTGTGGGTGGATTGCTCATGGTGAAGGTATTTGACTTTAGCGTAAACTCGTTGGTTATAGCTCTGGCATTAATTATCGGAGGGGTTATTATTTGGTTAATTGAGAATTACCACAAGACTAAGCCTTCGAAGCTAAAACCCCAGTTTGACAAAATAACTACTCGCCAAGCTTTTGGTGTAGGTTTGTACCAGGTTTTAGCTTTGGTTCCAGGAGTCTCGCGTTCGGGAGCTACAATTATGGGAGGGGTCCTGTGTGGGTTTGATCGCGTTACGGCAACTGCCTTTTCGTTTTATTTGAGTATTCCAATTCTATTTATTGCAGGAGCTTACAAGATAGTGGATGGTTATGATGAATTGTCAACTATTAGTGGCGGGGGTGTGGCATTATTGGCTGGAGTTGTTGCGTCATTTATCACTTCTTTTGTGGTGATAGGTTGGTTGTTGAAATACGTAGCTAAGCATGATTTCAAGATTTTTGCCTATTACAGAATTATTTTAGGGTTGTTGATACTTGTAAGCTTATTGGTCTAG
- the nadD gene encoding nicotinate (nicotinamide) nucleotide adenylyltransferase encodes MKRGKKLGVFSGTFDPFHEGHLQVCLTAIQKCQLDKVVVLIEKIPLHKTRVSDYGHRMRMIELALKNHQNIDFLDINLNNITINTVLPVLSRLYEDSEYWLITGSDVLKNIANWNKVDELLKVMGLCIVNRSNHSQKQDKLLINDLQKKFGRIRYQLLPEISSNASSSVVRRQIYDCSESNLLLPEVLDYINTQQLYKAQ; translated from the coding sequence ATGAAGAGAGGTAAAAAGTTAGGTGTATTCAGCGGTACCTTTGATCCGTTTCACGAGGGACATCTACAAGTATGTTTAACAGCAATTCAAAAATGCCAACTAGACAAAGTCGTGGTCTTAATAGAGAAAATACCGTTACATAAAACTAGAGTTTCTGATTATGGTCACCGCATGCGCATGATCGAACTGGCGCTTAAAAACCACCAGAACATCGATTTTTTAGATATAAATTTAAATAACATAACCATTAACACAGTATTGCCAGTTTTAAGCAGGTTATATGAAGATAGTGAGTATTGGCTCATAACCGGGTCGGATGTTTTAAAGAATATAGCAAACTGGAATAAGGTTGACGAACTGCTTAAAGTCATGGGTTTATGCATAGTTAACAGAAGCAATCACAGCCAAAAACAGGACAAGTTACTTATTAATGATTTGCAGAAAAAATTCGGGAGAATTAGATATCAACTACTTCCTGAAATATCGTCCAATGCATCGTCTTCAGTGGTGCGTAGGCAGATCTATGATTGTTCAGAATCGAACTTATTACTTCCAGAAGTCTTAGACTACATCAACACACAACAATTATATAAGGCTCAATAG
- a CDS encoding cation:proton antiporter: MQGNIFVEVSVLLGLCAGISMIIRYLRQPLIIGYIITGLIVGPSLLGLVKSPESIETLGSFGVTLLLFIVGLGLNPKVIKEVGKVSLITGFCQVFFTSLMGFWIAGLLGFDKTSSVYIGASLAFSSTIIILKLLTDKKEQTKLFGKIAIGFLLVQDVVATIALVIASASSQGDITFQTILPLIVKGFALFALVFLVSNFILKHLTHFLSRSRELLFLFTLAWGFGIASMFYKFGFSVEVGALLAGVSLATMPYAQDVGSRLRPLRDFFLIVFFIALGTRLNLNDVKAVLGQAIILSLIVMICNPLIVMTVMGILGYTKKTSFKAGIALTQVSEFSLILVLLGESNKQISQEVVSLIMVTAILTMAISSYMIIYSDKLYSLLEPRLRLFERKKTRPTKDHKTSVDAVIFGFKKGGHEYINVFRQLNKKFLLVDHDPDVIDDAEKHGIPYIYGDATDLQLLEEINLEDVKFVVAVITDHTTNVFLLQHLHQHNPKCIVICHADSVAEAIELYGLGASFVILPHYIGNEKVSGFIKHNGFKKSEFNKYRTKHLNYLQNHFEVNDTY, encoded by the coding sequence ATGCAAGGTAATATTTTTGTTGAAGTATCAGTACTCCTGGGTCTTTGTGCCGGGATATCAATGATTATTCGTTACTTGCGTCAACCGCTAATTATTGGTTATATCATTACCGGATTGATAGTTGGACCCTCTCTATTAGGGTTAGTCAAAAGTCCTGAATCTATTGAAACCCTAGGAAGTTTTGGGGTTACATTGCTACTTTTTATTGTTGGGCTAGGTCTCAATCCGAAGGTCATTAAAGAAGTTGGGAAGGTGTCATTAATTACCGGCTTCTGCCAGGTCTTCTTTACTTCATTAATGGGATTTTGGATTGCCGGGTTATTGGGTTTTGATAAGACTTCGTCAGTATATATAGGTGCAAGCCTGGCCTTTAGTAGTACAATTATTATCCTGAAACTTTTAACAGACAAAAAAGAACAAACTAAACTATTCGGAAAGATTGCAATTGGATTTTTGCTTGTTCAAGATGTTGTTGCAACTATAGCCCTAGTTATTGCTTCTGCATCAAGTCAAGGAGATATTACATTTCAGACGATTTTACCCTTGATAGTAAAAGGATTTGCACTATTTGCTCTTGTATTTTTGGTTTCGAACTTTATTTTAAAACATCTGACACATTTTTTATCTAGGTCACGTGAACTTCTCTTTTTATTCACTCTTGCATGGGGTTTCGGTATTGCTTCGATGTTCTATAAATTTGGATTTTCGGTTGAAGTAGGCGCTTTACTAGCTGGAGTATCACTAGCTACAATGCCTTATGCGCAAGATGTTGGATCTCGCTTGCGTCCTCTTCGGGATTTCTTTTTAATTGTATTCTTCATTGCTCTAGGTACCAGACTAAACCTTAATGATGTCAAAGCGGTACTAGGACAAGCTATAATTCTATCGTTAATAGTCATGATTTGTAATCCGTTAATTGTCATGACTGTCATGGGTATTCTGGGATACACTAAAAAAACAAGCTTTAAAGCTGGAATTGCCCTTACTCAAGTTAGTGAGTTTTCGCTCATATTAGTATTATTAGGAGAAAGCAACAAGCAGATTAGCCAGGAGGTTGTTTCACTTATTATGGTAACAGCCATACTAACTATGGCTATTTCTTCTTATATGATCATTTATTCAGATAAATTATACTCGCTTCTTGAACCACGTTTGCGACTTTTCGAAAGAAAGAAAACTAGACCTACCAAAGATCACAAGACCTCAGTTGATGCCGTTATTTTTGGTTTCAAAAAAGGTGGACATGAATATATTAATGTTTTTCGACAACTAAATAAAAAATTCCTGCTTGTCGATCATGATCCTGATGTAATAGATGATGCTGAAAAGCATGGCATTCCATACATCTATGGCGATGCTACTGATTTACAGCTACTAGAAGAAATCAACTTAGAGGATGTTAAGTTTGTGGTAGCTGTTATAACCGACCACACCACCAATGTCTTTTTACTTCAACATCTTCACCAGCATAATCCAAAATGTATTGTTATTTGCCATGCCGACTCAGTTGCTGAGGCCATAGAACTGTATGGTCTGGGAGCCAGTTTTGTGATTCTTCCACATTACATAGGTAACGAAAAGGTTAGTGGCTTTATTAAGCATAACGGATTCAAAAAATCTGAGTTTAATAAGTATAGGACTAAGCACTTAAATTACTTGCAGAACCATTTTGAAGTAAACGACACCTATTGA
- a CDS encoding magnesium transporter: MKIPTIEDINDSVNSILPDIIFRYDKRLNIFLEQTTEKQAEILRKAPKSVRKDLLIKMPEPDLVKILSVVDPDQATDMLQLLTKAKRESVLAQVSEEIKESLSTLLEFDANTAAGLMTLDYISVETTDNIKTVAQKFKTHETKTGRSPIILVRKEGKLSGFLPAHELGLAGRNELIGKYVKRIPTISYAADHQKVVDKFRAHPHNKIAVLNDSEDVMGIIYSDDVLQLIEEKEAATLYDFAGVSSEEGVSDSSARKVKFRYKWLIINLATAFLASFVVSQFESTISEYVLLAVYMPIVAGMGGNAATQTLAVLVRGIALKQISLRTAFKTLKNEVGAGFINGLINGFLVAFVVLVKDHDVKIAIILALAMVINMIVAATFGTLVPLIMAKLRKDPATSATIFITTATDVLGFLAFLGLATIILK, translated from the coding sequence GTGAAAATTCCTACAATAGAAGATATCAACGATTCCGTGAACTCCATATTGCCGGATATTATCTTTCGTTATGATAAAAGACTGAACATTTTTCTAGAACAAACTACCGAAAAACAGGCGGAAATATTACGAAAAGCCCCAAAATCAGTACGTAAAGATTTGCTGATTAAAATGCCAGAACCAGATCTTGTTAAGATACTATCGGTTGTTGACCCAGATCAAGCTACGGACATGCTTCAGTTGTTAACTAAAGCTAAACGAGAAAGTGTTTTAGCTCAGGTTAGCGAAGAGATCAAAGAATCCCTTTCGACATTATTAGAGTTTGACGCAAATACCGCGGCTGGCTTGATGACACTCGATTATATTTCAGTTGAAACAACAGACAACATCAAGACTGTTGCCCAAAAATTTAAGACCCATGAAACAAAAACCGGTCGATCTCCGATTATTTTAGTAAGAAAAGAGGGGAAATTGTCTGGTTTTTTGCCCGCTCATGAGCTAGGTTTGGCTGGTCGTAATGAATTGATAGGTAAGTATGTAAAAAGAATACCTACAATTTCATACGCTGCAGATCATCAAAAAGTAGTTGATAAATTTAGGGCTCATCCACACAATAAAATAGCTGTATTAAATGACTCAGAAGATGTCATGGGGATAATCTACTCAGATGATGTTTTGCAGTTGATTGAAGAAAAAGAAGCCGCTACCTTGTACGACTTCGCCGGTGTTAGTTCCGAGGAAGGTGTGTCTGATAGTTCAGCGCGTAAAGTGAAGTTTCGATATAAATGGTTAATAATAAACCTAGCAACAGCTTTTTTGGCGTCGTTTGTTGTTAGTCAGTTTGAATCAACAATCTCAGAATATGTACTTTTGGCAGTTTATATGCCAATAGTTGCTGGCATGGGAGGAAACGCCGCCACCCAAACTTTAGCAGTTTTAGTTAGAGGTATTGCGCTTAAGCAAATATCCTTGAGGACAGCTTTTAAAACACTTAAGAACGAAGTTGGCGCTGGGTTTATAAATGGTTTAATCAACGGATTTTTAGTTGCTTTCGTTGTACTGGTTAAGGATCATGACGTGAAGATTGCAATCATTTTAGCGCTAGCTATGGTCATCAATATGATAGTTGCCGCAACTTTTGGCACACTAGTGCCTTTGATTATGGCAAAGCTACGAAAGGATCCTGCAACATCCGCAACAATATTTATTACTACTGCAACAGATGTTCTTGGTTTTTTGGCTTTTCTCGGCTTGGCAACAATAATTCTTAAATAG
- a CDS encoding CHAP domain-containing protein has protein sequence MKKSKTKVTNGANVFKKYKKIFICLAVLIVAIGGFVALKLSMAAPFDGWQRLRVVNVATQQIGHREWDPQVLAYSENNNENWCADFVSWVYATAGYPLPGGSVAYKRSAWRIPRVYNRDPSAPNLRDIFIFTGTYKTKESGYVPAPGDVIIFARAGVSHTGIVENTTPASKSSPVIVNTIEGNTANQVARRSYSINDAKIDGYGTIIDLKRW, from the coding sequence ATGAAAAAATCGAAAACAAAAGTAACCAACGGAGCAAATGTTTTTAAAAAGTACAAGAAAATTTTTATATGTCTAGCCGTACTAATAGTCGCTATAGGAGGGTTCGTAGCACTTAAGTTGAGTATGGCTGCGCCTTTTGATGGATGGCAAAGACTTAGAGTGGTGAATGTCGCTACTCAACAAATTGGTCATCGTGAATGGGACCCTCAAGTTCTTGCATATTCAGAAAATAATAATGAAAATTGGTGCGCGGACTTTGTTAGTTGGGTTTATGCTACTGCGGGATATCCACTTCCTGGTGGAAGTGTTGCTTATAAAAGAAGCGCTTGGAGGATACCACGGGTATATAATCGAGATCCGAGCGCACCTAATTTAAGGGATATTTTCATTTTTACTGGGACATACAAAACTAAAGAGAGTGGCTATGTTCCCGCTCCAGGCGATGTCATAATCTTTGCAAGAGCAGGAGTAAGCCACACTGGAATTGTCGAAAATACTACTCCAGCTTCTAAAAGTTCACCGGTAATCGTAAACACCATAGAAGGAAATACAGCCAACCAAGTTGCTAGAAGATCTTACTCGATAAATGATGCCAAGATTGATGGGTATGGAACAATTATTGACTTGAAACGTTGGTAA
- a CDS encoding DsbA family protein: MAVLILIFVGFVVVKGQKDKQNNQGTSSVQPTEHKSGAGKKKVTLLEYGDFQCPVCGEYFPILEQVRKKYGDDITFQFRHFPITQIHQNAMSAHRAAEASAKQNKFWEMYELLYQRQQAWSSSQNASQIMEDYASELGMNVEQFKNDYKSTEINALINADYAAGQKIGVEGTPTFFINNEKVTSSPRSVDDFSKLIDEAIKKAEN, encoded by the coding sequence ATGGCAGTTTTAATCTTGATATTTGTTGGTTTTGTTGTTGTTAAAGGGCAGAAGGATAAGCAAAACAATCAAGGTACTTCTAGCGTTCAGCCCACGGAGCACAAATCAGGTGCCGGCAAAAAAAAGGTAACGTTACTTGAATATGGTGATTTTCAGTGCCCAGTTTGTGGTGAGTATTTCCCAATATTAGAACAAGTACGAAAAAAGTATGGCGATGATATCACTTTCCAGTTTAGGCATTTTCCAATAACTCAAATACACCAAAATGCTATGAGTGCACACCGTGCAGCTGAAGCTTCGGCCAAGCAGAACAAGTTTTGGGAAATGTATGAACTCTTATATCAGCGCCAACAAGCTTGGAGCTCTAGTCAGAATGCATCACAAATAATGGAAGATTATGCCAGCGAGCTTGGTATGAATGTTGAACAATTTAAAAATGATTATAAAAGCACTGAGATTAATGCGCTAATAAACGCCGATTACGCGGCAGGCCAGAAAATTGGCGTAGAAGGTACCCCTACCTTTTTTATCAATAATGAAAAGGTCACTAGTAGCCCTAGAAGTGTGGATGATTTTTCTAAGCTGATTGACGAAGCTATCAAAAAAGCTGAAAATTAA